The Acidobacteriota bacterium genome segment GTCGGAGGAGGGGATCACGTTCCCCCACGCATCGCGCGCGCGGTGCGCGCCGGCGGCCGCCTCGATCAGAAGAGCGTCGTCTCCCATCGGCCTACCGGTTCGGCCGCCCGACCCCTTGCGGAAGATCATGCGAGGATCCCCTTCATCGAGACGCCGCGCCCTTCGAGACATGCACGCAGCGCCCGCCGCGCGCGAACGATGTTCTGGAAGTAGGTGTTGAGCGACATCGTGACCGACGCCGCGAGCCCCGCGTCACTCTCGCCCATTCCCCGCAGCCGCGCCCCGATCGCCGCGCGCGGCTTCGCGGGGAGGCGCCCGAGGCACTCCTCGATCGCGCGCCGCAGCCCCGGGTCAGCCGGGAGCGCCGGCTCGATCCGACCTTCCGGGAGCCGCTCCAGCGCGTCGATCTCCTCGCGCGTCACGCCGCGGTGCTTTCGGATCTCCATCAGCGCTCCGGTGCGTGCGACGCGGATCGCGTAGGCGAGTGACGCGCCCGCTCCCTGGAGGTCGAGGCGCGGCGCGATCCGCCACATCGTCATCATCGCCTCCTGAATCACCGCCTCGACGTCGAGCTCGCGGGCGAAAGACCGGAGGCTCCGCCGCACGGGGAGCGCCACGCGGGCGTACCAGGCGCCGAACGCCTCCATGTCCCCCTCCCGCACGCGGGAGAAGAGAAGATCGAGGGAGGCGGACGGCGCCGGGTCGGTCATGTGGTGATGGTCAGCGTGTACAGATCCAGGTCGATCGAGCCGTCAGGGTTCTGAGGACCGGCGGGACGGATCCACAACAGGCCGAACGCTGTCGCCGGCCACGCGCTCCCCGGCGGCGCGACCAGGGCGAGACGGAGGACCAGCCCGCGCGCGTGCGGCCCCGTCCGAGTCGTCCCTTGATCCTCGACGGACGCCGTGAACCGACGCCCGTCCTCGAAGGTCGCCGCCATGACATGGCCCGGCTCGGGGAGCTCGAAGCCGTCGTCGGGGCACTCGAACTCGAGCAGGATGCGGCTTCCTTCGGAGCGGAGGATGCGGGCGGCGAGGGAGTACCGTCGATCGTAGCGACGGCCTGAGTCCGTCGAGGGTCCGTACGCACCCCGCACCTCATAGACGGTACTCGGGTCCATGCGATCGAACGGGATCCGCGGCCTCCTCGCGAAAGCCTCCGGCGCCATCGCCATCCTCGACACGAACGAGCCGGTGTCCGCCGCGCCCGCCATCGTCATCCCCGCCGCCCCCGCGAACCCGACCCCCTCCGCCGACACGCCGTGCGGCAGCTCGACCGGAAGCCTCTCGCGCCGCCTCGGCGCCTTCGGATCCACGCTCGGCTCCTCCGAGATCGCGACGAGGCTCGTCCGCGCCGTCGCGATGCGGTGGCGCATCCCGAGCGCTTCGATCTCCGCCGCAAATCCCGCCGCCTCGCCTCGCCCGGCCGCCGCCATCTTCGCCTCGACGTCGGCCACCGCCTCGCGCCCGAAGAGCGCCCCGATCGGCAGATCGCTCACGCGCGCGGCCTTTCCGTCCGCCGCTTCGCCGCGAGACGGCACCCTTCTCTCCGTCTCCCAGATATCCCCGCCCGGCCGCGTCCCGCGGATGCGGATCGTCCCCCCCTCGGGGCGCAGCCTCACCGCCACGACCGCCGGCCGTCCCGACAGGACATCGACGCCGCGCGCCGGCGCCACGCCGAGGACGGCGTCGCCTGCGATCTCGAGCCCCGTCACGACCGGCCCGACCGTCGCGCGGAGGATCCTCTCCGCCGCGACCTGCGCGACCTCCGGGGAGATCTCCCCATCCGCAATCACTTCGACCCCCGCCCCCGCGCGCGACACGCCGCGCGTCAGCGCGCGGTTCGGCGCCGCGCCGATGCCGGCGACGTGCACGCGCACCCCCGCGTCGCGCGCGGCCATCACCTTCCCGATCACCTCCGCCTCGAAGCCGATGTACCCGTCGGTGAGGAGCACGATCTGGCGCTGCGCGCCGTCCCTGAGGGGCTTCAGCGCGTGGACGAAGGCCTGCGTCATCTCGGTGGCGCCTCCGGCCTTCAGCTTTCTCAGCTCCGCCACCGCCTCCCTCCGGCACGTCGCCGTCGCCGCGGCGGGGCCTGAGACGATGGATCTCACCTCGCTCGCGAAGGCGAGGAGCTCGAATCGGTCCTCGTCGCGGAGGCTGTCGATGAGCACCCCCGCGATCGCCTTCGCGCTCTCGAGGGGCTGGGCCGGACATGGATCCGCTGGCGTCGACGAGAATCGTCAGGTCTCGCGGCGCCACCTCCTTGGGCTCTTCGGGGGGCGTCACGGTCACGAGGGCGTAGCGCCCGGCGTCCCCTTCGAGGCCTCTTCCTTCGACGACGCGCGCGGCCACGTCGGCCTCCACGGCGCGCCACCTCTCGACGATGTCGCGGTCGAGCCTCAGGTCGTGCTTCTCGACCTTCTTCTCGCCGTCGACGCGCAGCTCGAAGCTCGCGCGGATGGGGGTGCCGGCTCCGTCGGCGCGGTCGGGGTCGAGCTTGCTCGCGTCTTCGACGCGGCCGGGCTCGCCGTGGTAGCGGACGCCGACGACGGTGGGGAAGCGGTACTCCCACTCCTTGTTCGGGGTGAAGGCGAGGGGGTGGAGGACGTGGATCTCGATCGTCGCTTCGGTGCCCGGGGGGAGGTTGCCGAGCTGCTGGGTGAAGGTGTCGGCGCGGTGCTGCTGCATGAGGGCGGCGGCGTGTCCGGCCTCGATGGCTCGGTCGTAGATCCTGGCGGCTTCCTCGGCGGGGTGGACTTCGGAGGTGATGGTCCTCTGGCCGAGGGTCATCGTGAAGCCGAGGGCGGCGCCGTCGGCGGGGAGGGGGAGGGTGTAGTGGACTTCGAGGGGTTCGTCGTAGGGGTTCGCGTAGGTCTGGGTGAGGGTGGTGAGGGCGATGCCGTTTTCGGCGCGGGCGCGGATCGTGACGGCTTTCAGGGGGTAGGGCTTGCCGGTGGTGGAGACGAGCGTGGCGCCGCGGGCGGTTTGGGGGGCGGGGAGGGTCATCTGGTGCGGCATGGGGGGTCCCTTCCTTGGTTCGAGGGTAACCGATGCGTCCCGTGTCGGGGGATCCGGCGGGGCGCGCATCGGTTGGGGCTCGCTTCGGGGGAGGGAATGCTCGGGGTGGGGGATCGGTGACAGGGGGGGTGATCAGGTGGCCATCAAGTACCGTGGGCGGAGCTATGTGCTTGAAATCTCAGATAGCCGTGACGCTCGATGGGCCGGCGGGGCGCTGCCCAATCAAGTACCCGTCAAGTAGCGCGAAGGCGGTCGGCGATAACTCGCAGCGCCAGCGCCTGAACTCTGGCCATGGCTTCATCCTGGGTCTGCCCGTACGTCATGACGCCCGGCAGGTCCAGGGCTTCGGCGATCCAGCGACCGTCTTCTTCCTGCTCGAGCTCGACCTTGAGCCGCATCAGGTCTCCTTTACGCTACTGGATTCGCCCAGAGCATACGCTCAACAATCGGGGGACGGTAGGGTCGTCGACCTGGGGCTCCCGCGCACCCCTCCTGCCCCACTCCCTCGATGCGCTTCAAGATCACGTGCCCCGTCGTTTCGGTCCCGTGGTGGTTGAGGCGCTACATTCGCGCGAGGCTCGGCGATTCGATGGACGGAGGGCCCCAGATGAAAGGCGTGCAGTTCCTCGTCGACGAGAAAGGTCGGAGGACCGGGGTGCTCATCGACTTGAAGGAACACTGGGAGCTCTGGGACGACTTCTACGACCTTGCCGTGGCCCGCTCGCGCAAGCACGAGCCGCGCGAGTCGCTCGGATCGGTCAGGAAGAGACTCAGGAAGATCGGCAAGCTGCGTGAGCGGTGATGCCCTCAGCCGGAAACTCGCGACGAGAAAGTGTCACCGCTGGTGACGCAATTTCCATGGACCCACCTGGAAGACCCGTGTTCCGATCGCCTCGATCTCTTCGCGCCAGCGCAGCCGAGCCTGGCAGTCGTCACTCCAACTGAGCTGCTCGTCGGCTGAAGGTCGCGCAGCGTTCCCTCACCAACCCGGCGGCTTGTCCACACGCGTCCCGTCCTGGAGCACGACAGGGTCAGGATACTGGTGCCGCGCGTAGGCGTGGCTGCTCACCCGAAAGCTCCGCGCGACGAGCTTTTCAAGCTCGCTGTTCTTCCGCCTGTAGGGAAACGCGAAACAGACTTCCTTGAACTTGAAGAGTTGCGATGCGAGGCGCACCGCGGGCGCGAGGTCGGTGTCGCCGGTGACCAGTACGACCTTGTCCGCGGCGTCGCGTTGGAAGAGGTCGAACAGACGCACGGAGATTGCGACGTCCGTCTCTTTTTCTTCGTGGTGGACCGTTGTCGTCCCGCACGTTCGGCAGTGAACGTCTTTGGACTTGAATCGCCCGAGCTCGACTTTCACCCCCGTGGATTCCAGGCACGTGATGTAGGAACGGTGGCGAGCACTGACTCCTGGCTTTCGGGCGTCGATGTGGGTCGCCAGCGCGGAGAAGTAGTGCACGCTCTCGAGCGTCGCTCCGCCACCAATCGCCGGCAGG includes the following:
- a CDS encoding VWA domain-containing protein, whose protein sequence is MLIDSLRDEDRFELLAFASEVRSIVSGPAAATATCRREAVAELRKLKAGGATEMTQAFVHALKPLRDGAQRQIVLLTDGYIGFEAEVIGKVMAARDAGVRVHVAGIGAAPNRALTRGVSRAGAGVEVIADGEISPEVAQVAAERILRATVGPVVTGLEIAGDAVLGVAPARGVDVLSGRPAVVAVRLRPEGGTIRIRGTRPGGDIWETERRVPSRGEAADGKAARVSDLPIGALFGREAVADVEAKMAAAGRGEAAGFAAEIEALGMRHRIATARTSLVAISEEPSVDPKAPRRRERLPVELPHGVSAEGVGFAGAAGMTMAGAADTGSFVSRMAMAPEAFARRPRIPFDRMDPSTVYEVRGAYGPSTDSGRRYDRRYSLAARILRSEGSRILLEFECPDDGFELPEPGHVMAATFEDGRRFTASVEDQGTTRTGPHARGLVLRLALVAPPGSAWPATAFGLLWIRPAGPQNPDGSIDLDLYTLTITT
- a CDS encoding type II toxin-antitoxin system HicB family antitoxin; this encodes MRLKVELEQEEDGRWIAEALDLPGVMTYGQTQDEAMARVQALALRVIADRLRAT
- a CDS encoding NYN domain-containing protein, which translates into the protein MDGFNVYHSLREASRDLSGTGTRWLDLRALLASYLPAIGGGATLESVHYFSALATHIDARKPGVSARHRSYITCLESTGVKVELGRFKSKDVHCRTCGTTTVHHEEKETDVAISVRLFDLFQRDAADKVVLVTGDTDLAPAVRLASQLFKFKEVCFAFPYRRKNSELEKLVARSFRVSSHAYARHQYPDPVVLQDGTRVDKPPGW